The Streptomyces cynarae genome contains a region encoding:
- a CDS encoding MFS transporter codes for MPAGPPSAASSALSRPLILLLSVACGIAVANIYFPQAISPLIAKDLHVAPASAAVVVTCAQLGYAAGIFLLVPLGDRLRHRGLITTLLLVTCAGLVLAGTASALPVLAVASALVGLTTVVPQILIPMAAGLTEPERRGAVTGTLLSGLIGGILLARTFSGTLGEWLGWRAPYLVAAGMALLLTLAMAAALPHTKPSTDQRYPALLAASLHLLRTEPLLRRSCQYQVLVFAAFSAAWTALALFITGPRYDLGTPAVGVLALVGAASMFATPIAGRRTDRRGPDAVNLVCMLGAIAAGALLLTGHFGGVLGLVGLGAGMLLLDVAMQSGQVANQARIFALSPQARARLNTAYMTCAFLGGSAGSWLGVRAYSAFGWNGVCGLVVILAALALLRHVLRSRDVAATEAPAQAPAGKDGVPAAR; via the coding sequence GTGCCTGCTGGCCCTCCTTCCGCAGCCTCGTCGGCGCTGAGCCGGCCCCTGATCCTGCTCCTCTCCGTCGCCTGCGGTATCGCGGTCGCCAACATCTACTTCCCCCAGGCGATCAGCCCGTTGATCGCCAAGGACCTGCACGTGGCCCCGGCCTCCGCGGCCGTGGTCGTCACCTGCGCCCAACTCGGCTACGCAGCGGGAATCTTCCTGCTGGTCCCCTTGGGCGACCGGCTCCGCCACCGCGGTCTGATCACGACCCTGCTCCTGGTGACCTGTGCGGGGCTCGTCCTGGCGGGGACCGCGTCGGCCCTGCCCGTCCTCGCCGTCGCCAGCGCGCTGGTCGGTCTCACCACGGTGGTTCCCCAGATCCTCATCCCGATGGCGGCGGGGCTGACCGAACCCGAGCGCCGCGGCGCGGTGACCGGGACCCTGCTCTCCGGCCTGATCGGCGGCATCCTCCTGGCCCGCACCTTCTCCGGCACCCTGGGGGAGTGGCTGGGCTGGCGCGCCCCGTACCTGGTGGCGGCCGGCATGGCCCTCCTCCTCACTCTGGCCATGGCCGCCGCGCTCCCGCACACGAAGCCGAGCACCGACCAGCGCTACCCGGCACTCCTGGCGGCCTCCCTGCACCTGCTGCGCACCGAGCCGCTGCTGCGGCGTTCGTGCCAGTACCAGGTCCTGGTGTTCGCCGCCTTCAGCGCCGCCTGGACCGCCCTCGCACTGTTCATCACCGGCCCGCGCTACGACCTGGGTACCCCCGCCGTGGGCGTACTCGCCCTGGTCGGCGCGGCCAGCATGTTCGCCACGCCGATCGCCGGACGCCGCACCGACCGGCGAGGTCCGGACGCCGTCAACCTGGTGTGCATGCTCGGCGCCATCGCCGCCGGAGCCCTGCTGCTGACCGGGCACTTCGGCGGGGTCCTCGGACTGGTGGGCCTGGGTGCGGGGATGCTGCTGCTCGACGTGGCCATGCAGTCGGGCCAGGTCGCCAACCAGGCCCGTATCTTCGCCTTGAGTCCGCAGGCCCGCGCACGTCTGAACACCGCCTACATGACCTGCGCGTTCCTGGGCGGCAGTGCCGGTTCGTGGCTGGGAGTCCGCGCCTACTCCGCCTTCGGCTGGAACGGAGTCTGTGGCCTGGTCGTCATCCTGGCCGCACTCGCCCTGCTCCGGCACGTGCTGCGGAGCCGTGACGTCGCAGCCACAGAAGCACCGGCGCAGGCGCCCGCCGGAAAGGACGGCGTGCCCGCCGCACGCTGA
- a CDS encoding CGNR zinc finger domain-containing protein — MTVTPAPTGNRFRSGSGRLCLDFMRTLRLRGMDAATEELDTPEALSAWVAQLGPYPDDTLVPVPTQAVLRQAREVREAVHTLLTAARSHSGPAGCPPGARALLNRAAAAPPPVPVLDEHGALTYTAADPVGAVLADIARDALDLATSPALERVRACSGPRCAAWFLDTSRPGNRRWCSMGTCGNQAKKTTWRTKQASADRA; from the coding sequence ATGACGGTCACTCCTGCGCCGACGGGCAACCGCTTCCGCAGCGGCTCCGGCCGGCTCTGCCTCGACTTCATGCGCACCTTGCGGCTGCGCGGCATGGACGCCGCCACCGAGGAGCTCGACACCCCGGAGGCGCTGAGCGCGTGGGTCGCCCAACTGGGCCCCTATCCCGACGACACCCTCGTACCGGTCCCCACCCAGGCAGTTCTGCGGCAGGCCCGGGAGGTGCGGGAGGCGGTTCACACGCTCCTGACAGCGGCCCGCAGCCACAGCGGGCCCGCAGGGTGCCCCCCTGGCGCCCGCGCACTGCTGAACCGGGCCGCGGCCGCACCACCCCCCGTACCGGTGCTCGACGAGCACGGCGCGCTGACCTACACCGCCGCCGATCCCGTCGGCGCGGTCCTCGCCGACATAGCTCGCGACGCGCTCGACCTGGCGACATCACCCGCCCTGGAGCGGGTACGGGCCTGCTCCGGGCCTCGCTGCGCCGCTTGGTTCCTCGACACCTCGCGTCCGGGCAACCGCCGCTGGTGCTCGATGGGCACATGCGGCAACCAGGCCAAGAAGACCACCTGGCGCACCAAGCAGGCGTCCGCAGACCGGGCCTGA
- a CDS encoding Gfo/Idh/MocA family protein: protein MAILGTAHPHLADHLRVLAGHAEVCAVHPGRYPTGTSRRLHELRDVPVVADAALADAEFALVCSTTAEHRELIATAVRAGTPVLVEKPLAATATEAAASAHLVATAGGRVAVAMFLRCAPALRRAGEFLAEGRLGELVAGDAWFTHPGLLDGFFADAGAMWMLEPSWGGGSAFADLGVHLVDLLRWLLPEAPLRVRGALLRPLPAGGPGDAGGTALVEWGTVPVALHAGWTSRSGGVRLRLEGTRGTLRVDGGHLVLAAEEGMLIEAHRPPAAGDATTAFLAGRQRTPEGRRDVERLPGPDDAVECAGVLEAIAEAAV from the coding sequence GTGGCGATTCTGGGCACCGCGCATCCCCACCTGGCCGACCACCTCCGTGTGCTCGCGGGCCACGCGGAGGTGTGCGCCGTCCACCCTGGCCGGTATCCGACCGGTACGTCCCGCCGGCTGCACGAGCTCCGTGACGTACCGGTGGTGGCCGACGCCGCCCTCGCGGACGCGGAGTTCGCCCTGGTGTGCTCCACCACTGCCGAGCACCGAGAGCTCATCGCCACAGCCGTGCGGGCGGGGACGCCTGTCCTGGTGGAGAAGCCGCTCGCCGCCACCGCCACGGAGGCGGCCGCGTCGGCGCACCTCGTGGCGACGGCCGGTGGCCGGGTGGCGGTGGCGATGTTCCTCCGTTGTGCTCCGGCCCTGCGCAGGGCCGGGGAGTTCCTGGCCGAAGGCCGACTCGGTGAACTCGTGGCGGGGGACGCGTGGTTCACGCACCCCGGTCTGCTGGACGGGTTCTTCGCCGACGCCGGCGCGATGTGGATGCTCGAACCGTCCTGGGGCGGCGGGAGCGCTTTCGCCGATCTCGGAGTCCACCTCGTGGACCTGTTGCGATGGCTGCTGCCCGAAGCCCCCCTCCGCGTCCGCGGAGCCTTGCTGCGCCCTCTCCCGGCGGGCGGGCCGGGGGATGCCGGGGGCACCGCTCTCGTGGAGTGGGGCACGGTTCCCGTGGCGCTGCACGCCGGGTGGACGTCTCGTTCCGGAGGCGTCCGCCTGCGGCTGGAGGGGACGCGGGGAACGCTTCGGGTGGACGGTGGCCACCTGGTTCTCGCAGCAGAGGAGGGGATGCTCATCGAGGCCCACCGGCCACCTGCGGCGGGTGATGCCACGACCGCCTTCCTGGCCGGCCGGCAGCGGACGCCCGAAGGGCGCCGGGACGTGGAGCGGCTGCCGGGACCGGATGACGCGGTGGAGTGCGCAGGCGTTCTGGAAGCGATCGCCGAGGCCGCCGTGTGA
- a CDS encoding flavin reductase family protein, which yields MPPNARELDFTRAMARVPGPVVVTTTVDAAGRRWGFTASSFVSLSLAPPLVTVSLDKKASTHAAFTTADFFMVNVLAHDQSDIARRFATSGVDRFAAGDTVTLERGLPGIPEAVVRLACRMHDVVDGGDHSILIGRVLDCVTSVDREALVYVDRAFVRPAGSVPAVARAH from the coding sequence ATGCCCCCCAATGCCCGAGAACTGGACTTCACCCGTGCCATGGCCCGTGTCCCGGGACCCGTGGTCGTCACCACCACGGTGGATGCGGCCGGCCGCCGCTGGGGATTCACCGCGAGCTCGTTCGTCTCCCTGTCTCTGGCTCCGCCGCTGGTGACGGTCAGCCTGGACAAGAAGGCCAGCACGCACGCCGCCTTCACCACCGCGGACTTCTTCATGGTCAACGTCCTCGCCCACGACCAGTCCGACATCGCCCGGCGTTTCGCGACCTCGGGTGTCGACCGGTTCGCCGCCGGGGACACCGTCACCCTCGAACGGGGACTGCCCGGCATTCCCGAAGCCGTCGTCCGGCTCGCGTGCCGTATGCACGACGTCGTGGACGGCGGTGACCACAGCATCCTGATCGGCCGCGTGCTGGACTGCGTCACCTCCGTGGACCGGGAGGCGCTGGTGTACGTGGACCGCGCCTTCGTCCGGCCCGCGGGATCCGTCCCCGCAGTGGCTCGTGCCCACTGA
- the galU gene encoding UTP--glucose-1-phosphate uridylyltransferase GalU translates to MASAPPRHRVRKAVIPAAGLGTRFLPATKATPKEMLPLVDKPAIQYVVEEAVAAGLDDVLMITGRGKRALEDHFDRNAELEAVLAGKGDTARLDLVRAATDLATVHYVRQGDPRGLGHAVLCAASHVGDEPFAVLLGDDLIDPADPLLSRMTGVRRELGGSVIALMDVGTERIHRYGCAAVEAGYQEGVLRVTDLVEKPEPGRAPSTLAVIGRYVLDPAVFEVLAKTGPGRGGEIQLTDALRTMAGAPEIGGPVHAVVFTGDRYDTGDRGEYLRATVRLACRREDVGPEFRTWLRDFAARELAA, encoded by the coding sequence ATGGCCTCCGCCCCTCCCCGACACCGCGTGCGCAAGGCCGTCATCCCGGCAGCCGGGCTCGGCACGCGCTTCCTGCCCGCCACCAAGGCCACGCCGAAGGAGATGCTTCCCCTCGTCGACAAACCCGCCATCCAGTACGTCGTCGAGGAGGCCGTCGCCGCCGGCCTCGACGACGTCCTCATGATCACCGGCCGTGGCAAGCGCGCCCTGGAGGACCACTTCGACCGGAACGCCGAACTGGAGGCGGTCCTCGCCGGCAAGGGCGACACGGCCCGGCTCGACCTGGTGCGCGCCGCGACCGACCTGGCCACCGTGCACTACGTCCGCCAGGGCGACCCCAGGGGCCTTGGACACGCCGTCCTGTGCGCGGCCTCCCACGTCGGCGACGAGCCCTTCGCCGTGCTGCTCGGGGACGACCTGATCGATCCCGCGGACCCGCTGCTGTCCCGCATGACCGGCGTCCGGCGGGAACTGGGCGGCAGCGTGATCGCCCTGATGGACGTCGGCACCGAGCGGATCCACCGCTATGGCTGCGCCGCGGTCGAAGCCGGGTACCAGGAGGGCGTCCTGCGGGTGACCGACCTGGTCGAGAAACCCGAGCCGGGCCGGGCCCCCAGCACCCTCGCCGTCATCGGCCGCTACGTCCTCGACCCGGCGGTCTTCGAGGTCCTGGCCAAGACCGGACCCGGACGGGGTGGCGAGATCCAGCTCACCGACGCCCTGCGCACCATGGCAGGCGCTCCGGAGATCGGCGGCCCGGTGCATGCGGTGGTGTTCACCGGCGACCGCTACGACACCGGTGACCGCGGCGAGTACCTGCGCGCCACAGTGCGGCTCGCCTGCCGGCGGGAGGACGTCGGCCCGGAGTTCCGCACCTGGCTGCGGGACTTCGCCGCCCGGGAGCTCGCCGCATGA
- a CDS encoding alpha,alpha-trehalose-phosphate synthase (UDP-forming) has translation MDTPRVRHTADQETEFLVVANRLPVHLEAHGTAEPRWQRSPGGLVSALEPILRARRGAWVGWAGTTGDTPVAFHDPDLRLHPVPLNESEYRDYYEGFSNATLWPLFHDAVAPPEFKQAWWQSYRQVNQRFAEHTAAVAAPGATVWIQDYQLMLVPALLRERRPDVRIGFFLHIPFPPPELFLQLPWRTEVVDGLLGADLVGFQLPGGARNFLQLVRRLHRGESVAGGQPTPVLGTVRLPGRTVRAGAFPISIDTAGLEALAHSEAVRERAQRIRHRLGGSRKIMLGVDRLDYTKGIDQRLRAFEGLLAKNRITAQDTVLVQIATPSRERVEHYRRQRARVEAQVGRINGTFGQVGRVPVHYLHTTVDRTELAALYQAADVMLVTPLRDGMNLVAKEFVAARPDLGGALVLSEFAGAAHELPQALLVNPHHLSELEDTMAAALDLEERERRHRMRELRRHVRERDVHHWARSFLSALSEGGHGAVPGESEIPARRTIVA, from the coding sequence GTGGACACGCCCAGGGTTCGCCATACCGCGGACCAGGAAACGGAATTCCTCGTCGTCGCCAATCGCCTTCCGGTCCACCTGGAGGCGCACGGCACGGCCGAACCACGATGGCAGCGCAGCCCCGGAGGGCTCGTCAGTGCCCTGGAGCCCATTCTGCGCGCCCGGCGCGGCGCGTGGGTGGGGTGGGCCGGTACCACCGGGGACACCCCCGTGGCCTTTCACGACCCGGACCTGCGGCTGCATCCGGTGCCCCTGAACGAAAGCGAGTACCGCGACTACTACGAGGGTTTCTCGAACGCCACACTGTGGCCGCTGTTCCACGACGCGGTCGCGCCACCCGAGTTCAAGCAGGCCTGGTGGCAGAGCTACCGGCAGGTCAACCAGCGGTTCGCGGAGCACACGGCGGCCGTGGCCGCGCCCGGTGCCACCGTCTGGATCCAGGACTACCAGCTGATGCTGGTCCCGGCACTCCTGCGGGAACGGCGCCCCGACGTGCGGATCGGGTTCTTCCTGCACATCCCCTTTCCGCCCCCCGAACTCTTCCTCCAGCTGCCCTGGCGCACGGAGGTCGTGGACGGGCTGCTCGGGGCGGACCTGGTCGGTTTCCAGCTGCCCGGTGGTGCCCGGAACTTCCTGCAGCTCGTCCGCAGACTGCACCGGGGCGAGAGCGTGGCCGGCGGCCAGCCCACCCCCGTGCTCGGAACGGTGCGGCTGCCGGGACGGACCGTCCGTGCCGGGGCCTTCCCGATCTCGATCGACACGGCGGGCCTGGAGGCTCTGGCCCACAGCGAGGCGGTAAGGGAACGGGCACAGCGGATCCGCCACCGGCTGGGCGGCTCCCGGAAGATCATGCTGGGGGTCGACCGGCTCGACTACACCAAGGGCATCGACCAGCGCCTGCGTGCCTTCGAGGGGCTGCTGGCCAAGAACCGGATCACCGCACAGGACACCGTCCTGGTGCAGATCGCCACCCCCAGCAGGGAGCGCGTCGAGCACTACCGACGGCAGCGCGCCCGCGTAGAAGCACAAGTCGGGCGCATCAACGGGACCTTCGGGCAGGTCGGCCGGGTCCCGGTGCACTACCTGCACACCACGGTCGACCGCACGGAGCTCGCCGCCCTCTACCAGGCCGCCGACGTCATGCTGGTGACGCCGCTCCGCGACGGCATGAACCTGGTCGCGAAGGAGTTCGTGGCGGCCCGCCCGGACCTGGGCGGTGCGCTGGTCCTCAGCGAGTTCGCCGGCGCCGCCCATGAGCTGCCCCAGGCGCTCCTGGTCAACCCGCACCACCTGTCCGAACTCGAGGACACCATGGCCGCCGCCCTGGATCTGGAGGAGCGGGAGCGACGGCACCGCATGCGGGAGTTGCGCCGCCACGTCCGCGAGCGGGACGTCCACCACTGGGCCCGCTCCTTCCTCAGCGCGCTGAGCGAGGGCGGGCACGGGGCCGTGCCCGGGGAGTCCGAGATTCCGGCCCGGCGCACGATCGTCGCCTGA